From Equus przewalskii isolate Varuska chromosome 7, EquPr2, whole genome shotgun sequence, one genomic window encodes:
- the ATP5F1A gene encoding ATP synthase subunit alpha, mitochondrial — protein MLSVRVAAAVARALPRRAGLVSRNALGSSFIAARNLHASNTRLQKTGTAEMSSILEERILGADTSVDLEETGRVLSIGDGIARVHGLRNVQAEEMVEFSSGLKGMSLNLEPDNVGVVVFGNDKLIKEGDIVKRTGAIVDVPVGEELLGRVVDALGNAIDGKGPIGSKTRRRVGLKAPGIIPRISVREPMQTGIKAVDSLVPIGRGQRELIIGDRQTGKTSIAIDTIINQKRFNDGTDEKKKLYCIYVAIGQKRSTVAQLVKRLTDADAMKYTIVVSATASDAAPLQYLAPYSGCSMGEYFRDNGKHALIIYDDLSKQAVAYRQMSLLLRRPPGREAYPGDVFYLHSRLLERAAKMNDAFGGGSLTALPVIETQAGDVSAYIPTNVISITDGQIFLETELFYKGIRPAINVGLSVSRVGSAAQTRAMKQVAGTMKLELAQYREVAAFAQFGSDLDAATQQLLSRGVRLTELLKQGQYAPMAIEEQVAVIYAGVRGYLDKLEPSKITKFESAFLAHVISQHQALLGTIRTDGKISEQSDAKLKEIVTNFLAGFEA, from the exons GCACTGCTGAGATGTCCTCTATTCTTGAAGAGCGTATTCTTGGAGCTGATACCTCTGTTGATCTTGAAGAGACTGGGCGTGTCTTAAGTATTGGAGATGGTATTGCCCGTGTACATGGGCTGAGAAATGTTCAAGCAGAAGAAATGGTAGAGTTTTCTTCAGGTTTAAAG GGTATGTCTCTGAACTTGGAACCTGACAATGTTGGTGTTGTCGTGTTTGGAAATGATAAACTAATTAAGGAAGGAGATATTGTGAAGAGAACAGGAGCCATTGTGGATGTTCCAGTTGGCGAGGAGCTGTTAGGTCGCGTAGTAGATGCCCTTGGTAATGCCATTGATGGAAAG GGTCCAATTGGTTCTAAGACCCGAAGGCGAGTTGGCCTGAAAGCCCCTGGGATCATTCCTCGAATCTCTGTGCGGGAGCCCATGCAGACTGGCATTAAGGCTGTGGATAGCTTGGTGCCAATTGGTCGTGGTCAGCGTGAGCTGATTATTGGTGACCGACAGACTGG CAAAACATCAATTGCTATTGACACAATCATCAACCAGAAGCGTTTCAATGATGGAACTGATGAAAAGAAGAAGCTGTACTGTATTTATGTTGCTATTGGTCAAAAGAGATCCACTGTCGCCCAGTTGGTGAAGAGACTTACAGATGCAG atgCCATGAAGTACACCATTGTGGTTTCAGCTACTGCTTCTGATGCTGCCCCACTTCAGTACTTGGCTCCTTATTCTGGCTGTTCTATGGGAGAATATTTCAGGGATAATGGCAAACATGCTTTGATCATCTATGACGACTTATCCAAACAG GCTGTTGCTTACCGTCAGATGTCCCTGCTGCTCCGCCGACCCCCTGGTCGTGAGGCCTATCCTGGTGATGTGTTCTACCTGCACTCCCGTCTGCTAGAGAGAGCAGCCAAAATGAACGATGCTTTTGGTGGTGGCTCCTTGACTGCTTTACCAGTCATAGAAACACAAGCTGGTGATGTGTCTGCTTACATTCCAACAAATGTCATCTCCATCACTGATGGAcag ATCTTCTTGGAAACAGAATTGTTTTACAAAGGTATTCGCCCTGCCATTAACGTTGGTTTGTCTGTGTCTCGCGTCGGATCTGCTGCCCAAACCAGGGCCATGAAGCAG gTGGCAGGTACCATGAAGCTGGAATTGGCTCAGTATCGTGAGGTTGCTGCTTTTGCCCAGTTCGGTTCTGACCTTGATGCTGCCACGCAACAACTCTTAAGCCGTGGTGTGCGTCTGACTGAGTTGCTGAAGCAAGGACAGTATG ctccCATGGCTATTGAGGAACAAGTGGCTGTTATCTATGCTGGTGTAAGGGGGTATCTTGATAAACTGGAGCCCAGCAAGATCACAAAGTTTGAGAGTGCCTTCTTGGCTCATGTTATCAGCCAACACCAAGCCCTGTTGGGCACTATCAG gaCTGATGGAAAGATCTCAGAACAGTCAGATGCAAAGCTGAAAGAGATTGTGACAAACTTCTTGGCCGGATTTGAAGCTTAA